From a region of the Scyliorhinus torazame isolate Kashiwa2021f chromosome 15, sScyTor2.1, whole genome shotgun sequence genome:
- the LOC140391334 gene encoding serine-rich and transmembrane domain-containing protein 1 gives MSTAETAIDLFSGNSGNQTIDGPYPTSFSTARDSSPTSHLSNVFVYVSIFFSLLFFLLLLLLIALQRLKNVIASSSSGPEYTDNTESPIANLEVCSLSSRTSGLSALSG, from the coding sequence ATGTCTACTGCTGAAACAGCTATTGATTTATTCAGTGGGAACTCTGGAAATCAGACAATTGATGGACCATACCCAACGTCATTCAGCACTGCCAGGGATTCGTCACCCACCAGCCACCTATCTAATGTCTTTGTGTATGTGTCAATTTTCTTTAGTTTGCTGTTTTTTTTGTTATTACTGCTGTTAATTGCGTTGCAGAGGCTTAAGAATGTCATTGCTTCCAGTTCCTCCGGTCCTGAATACACAGACAACACAGAGAGTCCTATCGCCAATCTGGAAGTGTGTAGCCTTTCATCAAGGACATCTGGACTCTCAGCTCTCTCAGGTTAA